In one Sander lucioperca isolate FBNREF2018 chromosome 7, SLUC_FBN_1.2, whole genome shotgun sequence genomic region, the following are encoded:
- the ice2 gene encoding little elongation complex subunit 2 isoform X2, protein MSTSFYQTKNVTCQREDPPVPEAPFFTKDIYDKYSLAPNIRELWAFLQSPVENIKQDCGAAKASCTPFTKEAAAFKDNSFISKHESCWDSYDSDDLCAHNAGGDAEQCKDTEKSRVKFKQVENEAGAVYPEPRLPLPCMSSLSSQEQKTYLGILMSKKTRDPPQNLKARVNNEVMQFMRYLQDVARICADDYNFISQGAVQYSEEFFRGCLERIKTFPELYQIHEMTSLTGGTFNPGLKLTFEKQLLIMGNVDITDHKIVPADAQLASDYQSVSSENPPAKKAKDMHATISSDSNAENLCARYEPHVCLTRDALVRLLDNHGPDFGEQWELPVCVKLNPGKGSSGKKTVYIDSPLLKTEITVRERSHIYHEESLKLSIKKNGSTNVFHLMTELPEDEQKVSPESSKRNVVSFENNGLDFEVDFTDLETFGETAPIKTPKIQKTQDEQDACVKSKKASSSPSLSKTKEMDNLLTDVEDPITEETTQPVLNESVPPKAEQMRTDSAQESDEELPFIGDSDEEKLIIDDSVSPAKTPTKQYKPKTTPNSADSPITPVSESAPVNSESSSPEKVTKQRRQSKKTNASGDQLGEILRMQTAMFNSASDTAKCSAISQETNSPTRGMGPSLHSHPMSLVKACVSSYLERKQNQDGETCAASHESAPVVNVTATEHKKILSQDLQAGAEDEQDYKAPEEGNLLYKLYSLQDLLLMVCSSVSLTHTRKVGQNSQNKYVPVHVLPKLEYQLSYGVECLSSSEACQLWTETLLHSSTVSYIAHINAHTSKVAVLRKLPDGWKQNISCGFKPSNSLNILQHLLKKLIGLAEGQYLIAHKAGEPFVTLLKAANGKVSRGAYNLQQVHSSVPKLPAPGLVPWIPVDPAVVLPFHQKHGRVPCTFPPTPFIKTTKVGSSQSNNHGAGQSKNNLNAGGNTKKKKKKRAARRNKYIKKLVQKSI, encoded by the exons GGAGGACCCTCCAGTCCCTGAGGCTCCCTTCTTTACCAAAGATATCTATGACAAATATTCACTTGCACCTAATATCAGAGAACTGTGGGCCTTTCTCCAAAG TCCTGTAGAGAACATTAAACAGGACTGTGGGGCTGCAAAAGCCTCCTGCACTCCTTTCACAAAAGAAGCTGCAGCGTTTAAAGACAACAGTTTCATCAGCAAGCACGAGTCCTGTTGGGACAGCTATGACAGTGACGATCTGTGTGCACACAATGCTGGGGGAGATGCAGAACAATGTAAGGATACTGAAAAATCAAGAGTAAAATTTAAGCAGGTTGAGAATGAGGCTGGGGCTGTTTACCCTGAACCCAGACTGCCCCTCCCGTGTATGTCCAGCCTGTCCAGCCAAGAACAGAAGACGTACCTTGGCATTTTGATGAGTAAAAAAACAAGAGATCCTCCACAG AACTTAAAGGCACGAGTCAACAATGAAGTGATGCAGTTCATGAGGTACCTGCAAGATGTGGCCAGAATATGTGCTGACGACTACAACTTCATATCACAGGGAGCTGTGCAATATTCAGAG GAGTTCTTCAGGGGGTGTTTGGAGCGCATTAAGACATTTCCTGAGCTCTACCAGATCCATGAGATGACTAGTTTGACAGGGGGAACATTCAACCCAGGGCTGAAGCTGACCTTTGAGAAACAGCTGCTGATCATG GGCAATGTGGATATTACAGACCACAAGATAGTGCCTGCTGATGCACAGCTTGCATCGGATTATCAGAGTGTTTCATCAGAGAATCCTCCAGCTAAAAAAGCCAAAGACATGCACGCT ACGATCAGCAGTGATAGTAATGCCGAGAACCTGTGTGCTCGGTATGAGCCTCACGTGTGTCTGACTCGAGATGCCCTCGTCAGGCTGCTAGACAACCATGGCCCTGACTTTGGAGAGCAATGGGAACTGCCCGTTTGTGTCAAATTAAACCCAGGAAAAG GCAGTAGTGGGAAGAAGACTGTGTACATAGACTCACCTCTTCTGAAGACTGAAATtacagtgagagagaggagTCATATCTACCATGAGGAGAGTTTGAAGCTTTCCATCAAGAAGAATGGAAGTACAAATGTGTTCCATTTAATGACAGAGCTTCCTGAGGATGAGCAGAAAGTCTCACCG GAGAGCTCAAAAAGAAACGTAGTGTCTTTTGAAAACAATGGTCTTGACTTTGAGGTGGACTTTACTGACCTGGAGACATTTGGAGAGACGGCACCCATTAAAACCCCCAAGATACAGAAGACACAGGATGAGCAGGATGCAtgtgttaaaagtaaaaaagctTCAAGTTCCCCATCTTTAAGTAAGACCAAAGAGATGGACAACTTATTGACAGATGTGGAGGATCCCATAACAGAGGAGACAACTCAGCCAGTTCTGAATGAGTCAGTTCCGCCAAAAGCTGAACAAATGAGAACGGACTCTGCTCAAGAAAGTGACGAAGAGCTGCCTTTTATAGGAGACTCCGATGAGGAGAAGCTGATAATTGATGACTCTGTGTCTCCAGCTAAAACACCTACAAAACAATATAAGCCTAAGACCACTCCAAACTCTGCAGATTCCCCAATTACTCCTGTCTCTGAGTCTGCACCTGTAAATTCAGAGTCATCTTCCCCTGAAAAAGTTACAAAGCAGAGGCGACAGTCCAAAAAAACAAACGCGTCTGGCGACCAGCTGGGTGAGATCCTGCGCATGCAGACAGCCATGTTCAATTCTGCAAGTGATACAGCCAAGTGCTCCGCCATATCCCAGGAGACCAACTCACCCACCCGAGGTATGGGACCCTCACTTCACTCTCATCCAATGTCTCTGGTTAAGGCCTGTGTGTCCTCATATttggagagaaaacagaaccAGGATGGAGAGACTTGCGCTGCTTCTCACGAATCTGCACCAGTGGTCAACGTTACTGCTACAGAGCACAAAA AAATACTGTCACAAGACCTGCAGGCTGGTGCTGAGGATGAACAAGATTACAAGGCTCCAGAGGAAGGCAACCTGCTCTACAAGCTTTACAGTCTACAAGATTTGCTGCTCATGGTATGCAGCTCTGTCTCACTGACCCATACCAGAAAAGTAGGCCAAAACAGCCAAAATAAG TATGTGCCAGTGCATGTCTTGCCCAAGCTGGAGTACCAGTTGAGTTATGGTGTTGAGTGTCTAAGCAGCAGTGAGGCTTGCCAGCTGTGGACTGAGACATTGCTCCACTCTAGCACTGTATCCTAcatag CTCACATCAATGCGCACACATCAAAAGTAGCTGTGCTGAGAAAGCTGCCTGACGGCTGGAAACAGAACATCTCCTGTGGGTTCAA GCCTTCCAATTCGCTGAATATACTGCAGCACCTACTGAAAAAGCTAATTGG GTTGGCGGAAGGACAGTACCTGATTGCGCACAAGGCAGGGGAACCATTTGTGACCTTATTAAAAGCAGCTAATGGGAAAGTGAGTCGGGGGGCATACAACCTGCAGCAGGTCCACAGCTCAGTCCCAAAGCTCCCGGCCCCCGGCCTCGTGCCCTGGATACCTGTTGATCCCGCTGTGGTCCTGCCCTTCCACCAGAAACACGGCCGTGTCCCCTGCACCTTCCCACCAACACCCTTCATAAAG ACAACAAAAGTTGGGTCATCGCAGTCCAACAACCATGGAGCGGGGCAGTCAAAGAACAACTTGAATGCAGGCGGCAAcaccaagaaaaagaaaaagaaacgtGCAGCCAGGCGTAACAAGTATATTAAAAAGCTAGTTCAGAAGTCCATTTAA
- the ice2 gene encoding little elongation complex subunit 2 isoform X1 — translation MSGGGQQCTQGALMSTSFYQTKNVTCQRFVSSFIYSSFNVVIPADRLVVTIMELVWEDPPVPEAPFFTKDIYDKYSLAPNIRELWAFLQSPVENIKQDCGAAKASCTPFTKEAAAFKDNSFISKHESCWDSYDSDDLCAHNAGGDAEQCKDTEKSRVKFKQVENEAGAVYPEPRLPLPCMSSLSSQEQKTYLGILMSKKTRDPPQNLKARVNNEVMQFMRYLQDVARICADDYNFISQGAVQYSEEFFRGCLERIKTFPELYQIHEMTSLTGGTFNPGLKLTFEKQLLIMGNVDITDHKIVPADAQLASDYQSVSSENPPAKKAKDMHATISSDSNAENLCARYEPHVCLTRDALVRLLDNHGPDFGEQWELPVCVKLNPGKGSSGKKTVYIDSPLLKTEITVRERSHIYHEESLKLSIKKNGSTNVFHLMTELPEDEQKVSPESSKRNVVSFENNGLDFEVDFTDLETFGETAPIKTPKIQKTQDEQDACVKSKKASSSPSLSKTKEMDNLLTDVEDPITEETTQPVLNESVPPKAEQMRTDSAQESDEELPFIGDSDEEKLIIDDSVSPAKTPTKQYKPKTTPNSADSPITPVSESAPVNSESSSPEKVTKQRRQSKKTNASGDQLGEILRMQTAMFNSASDTAKCSAISQETNSPTRGMGPSLHSHPMSLVKACVSSYLERKQNQDGETCAASHESAPVVNVTATEHKKILSQDLQAGAEDEQDYKAPEEGNLLYKLYSLQDLLLMVCSSVSLTHTRKVGQNSQNKYVPVHVLPKLEYQLSYGVECLSSSEACQLWTETLLHSSTVSYIAHINAHTSKVAVLRKLPDGWKQNISCGFKPSNSLNILQHLLKKLIGLAEGQYLIAHKAGEPFVTLLKAANGKVSRGAYNLQQVHSSVPKLPAPGLVPWIPVDPAVVLPFHQKHGRVPCTFPPTPFIKTTKVGSSQSNNHGAGQSKNNLNAGGNTKKKKKKRAARRNKYIKKLVQKSI, via the exons GGAGGACCCTCCAGTCCCTGAGGCTCCCTTCTTTACCAAAGATATCTATGACAAATATTCACTTGCACCTAATATCAGAGAACTGTGGGCCTTTCTCCAAAG TCCTGTAGAGAACATTAAACAGGACTGTGGGGCTGCAAAAGCCTCCTGCACTCCTTTCACAAAAGAAGCTGCAGCGTTTAAAGACAACAGTTTCATCAGCAAGCACGAGTCCTGTTGGGACAGCTATGACAGTGACGATCTGTGTGCACACAATGCTGGGGGAGATGCAGAACAATGTAAGGATACTGAAAAATCAAGAGTAAAATTTAAGCAGGTTGAGAATGAGGCTGGGGCTGTTTACCCTGAACCCAGACTGCCCCTCCCGTGTATGTCCAGCCTGTCCAGCCAAGAACAGAAGACGTACCTTGGCATTTTGATGAGTAAAAAAACAAGAGATCCTCCACAG AACTTAAAGGCACGAGTCAACAATGAAGTGATGCAGTTCATGAGGTACCTGCAAGATGTGGCCAGAATATGTGCTGACGACTACAACTTCATATCACAGGGAGCTGTGCAATATTCAGAG GAGTTCTTCAGGGGGTGTTTGGAGCGCATTAAGACATTTCCTGAGCTCTACCAGATCCATGAGATGACTAGTTTGACAGGGGGAACATTCAACCCAGGGCTGAAGCTGACCTTTGAGAAACAGCTGCTGATCATG GGCAATGTGGATATTACAGACCACAAGATAGTGCCTGCTGATGCACAGCTTGCATCGGATTATCAGAGTGTTTCATCAGAGAATCCTCCAGCTAAAAAAGCCAAAGACATGCACGCT ACGATCAGCAGTGATAGTAATGCCGAGAACCTGTGTGCTCGGTATGAGCCTCACGTGTGTCTGACTCGAGATGCCCTCGTCAGGCTGCTAGACAACCATGGCCCTGACTTTGGAGAGCAATGGGAACTGCCCGTTTGTGTCAAATTAAACCCAGGAAAAG GCAGTAGTGGGAAGAAGACTGTGTACATAGACTCACCTCTTCTGAAGACTGAAATtacagtgagagagaggagTCATATCTACCATGAGGAGAGTTTGAAGCTTTCCATCAAGAAGAATGGAAGTACAAATGTGTTCCATTTAATGACAGAGCTTCCTGAGGATGAGCAGAAAGTCTCACCG GAGAGCTCAAAAAGAAACGTAGTGTCTTTTGAAAACAATGGTCTTGACTTTGAGGTGGACTTTACTGACCTGGAGACATTTGGAGAGACGGCACCCATTAAAACCCCCAAGATACAGAAGACACAGGATGAGCAGGATGCAtgtgttaaaagtaaaaaagctTCAAGTTCCCCATCTTTAAGTAAGACCAAAGAGATGGACAACTTATTGACAGATGTGGAGGATCCCATAACAGAGGAGACAACTCAGCCAGTTCTGAATGAGTCAGTTCCGCCAAAAGCTGAACAAATGAGAACGGACTCTGCTCAAGAAAGTGACGAAGAGCTGCCTTTTATAGGAGACTCCGATGAGGAGAAGCTGATAATTGATGACTCTGTGTCTCCAGCTAAAACACCTACAAAACAATATAAGCCTAAGACCACTCCAAACTCTGCAGATTCCCCAATTACTCCTGTCTCTGAGTCTGCACCTGTAAATTCAGAGTCATCTTCCCCTGAAAAAGTTACAAAGCAGAGGCGACAGTCCAAAAAAACAAACGCGTCTGGCGACCAGCTGGGTGAGATCCTGCGCATGCAGACAGCCATGTTCAATTCTGCAAGTGATACAGCCAAGTGCTCCGCCATATCCCAGGAGACCAACTCACCCACCCGAGGTATGGGACCCTCACTTCACTCTCATCCAATGTCTCTGGTTAAGGCCTGTGTGTCCTCATATttggagagaaaacagaaccAGGATGGAGAGACTTGCGCTGCTTCTCACGAATCTGCACCAGTGGTCAACGTTACTGCTACAGAGCACAAAA AAATACTGTCACAAGACCTGCAGGCTGGTGCTGAGGATGAACAAGATTACAAGGCTCCAGAGGAAGGCAACCTGCTCTACAAGCTTTACAGTCTACAAGATTTGCTGCTCATGGTATGCAGCTCTGTCTCACTGACCCATACCAGAAAAGTAGGCCAAAACAGCCAAAATAAG TATGTGCCAGTGCATGTCTTGCCCAAGCTGGAGTACCAGTTGAGTTATGGTGTTGAGTGTCTAAGCAGCAGTGAGGCTTGCCAGCTGTGGACTGAGACATTGCTCCACTCTAGCACTGTATCCTAcatag CTCACATCAATGCGCACACATCAAAAGTAGCTGTGCTGAGAAAGCTGCCTGACGGCTGGAAACAGAACATCTCCTGTGGGTTCAA GCCTTCCAATTCGCTGAATATACTGCAGCACCTACTGAAAAAGCTAATTGG GTTGGCGGAAGGACAGTACCTGATTGCGCACAAGGCAGGGGAACCATTTGTGACCTTATTAAAAGCAGCTAATGGGAAAGTGAGTCGGGGGGCATACAACCTGCAGCAGGTCCACAGCTCAGTCCCAAAGCTCCCGGCCCCCGGCCTCGTGCCCTGGATACCTGTTGATCCCGCTGTGGTCCTGCCCTTCCACCAGAAACACGGCCGTGTCCCCTGCACCTTCCCACCAACACCCTTCATAAAG ACAACAAAAGTTGGGTCATCGCAGTCCAACAACCATGGAGCGGGGCAGTCAAAGAACAACTTGAATGCAGGCGGCAAcaccaagaaaaagaaaaagaaacgtGCAGCCAGGCGTAACAAGTATATTAAAAAGCTAGTTCAGAAGTCCATTTAA
- the ice2 gene encoding little elongation complex subunit 2 isoform X3, with product MLCTLAPDTCSAYDPEDPPVPEAPFFTKDIYDKYSLAPNIRELWAFLQSPVENIKQDCGAAKASCTPFTKEAAAFKDNSFISKHESCWDSYDSDDLCAHNAGGDAEQCKDTEKSRVKFKQVENEAGAVYPEPRLPLPCMSSLSSQEQKTYLGILMSKKTRDPPQNLKARVNNEVMQFMRYLQDVARICADDYNFISQGAVQYSEEFFRGCLERIKTFPELYQIHEMTSLTGGTFNPGLKLTFEKQLLIMGNVDITDHKIVPADAQLASDYQSVSSENPPAKKAKDMHATISSDSNAENLCARYEPHVCLTRDALVRLLDNHGPDFGEQWELPVCVKLNPGKGSSGKKTVYIDSPLLKTEITVRERSHIYHEESLKLSIKKNGSTNVFHLMTELPEDEQKVSPESSKRNVVSFENNGLDFEVDFTDLETFGETAPIKTPKIQKTQDEQDACVKSKKASSSPSLSKTKEMDNLLTDVEDPITEETTQPVLNESVPPKAEQMRTDSAQESDEELPFIGDSDEEKLIIDDSVSPAKTPTKQYKPKTTPNSADSPITPVSESAPVNSESSSPEKVTKQRRQSKKTNASGDQLGEILRMQTAMFNSASDTAKCSAISQETNSPTRGMGPSLHSHPMSLVKACVSSYLERKQNQDGETCAASHESAPVVNVTATEHKKILSQDLQAGAEDEQDYKAPEEGNLLYKLYSLQDLLLMVCSSVSLTHTRKVGQNSQNKYVPVHVLPKLEYQLSYGVECLSSSEACQLWTETLLHSSTVSYIAHINAHTSKVAVLRKLPDGWKQNISCGFKPSNSLNILQHLLKKLIGLAEGQYLIAHKAGEPFVTLLKAANGKVSRGAYNLQQVHSSVPKLPAPGLVPWIPVDPAVVLPFHQKHGRVPCTFPPTPFIKTTKVGSSQSNNHGAGQSKNNLNAGGNTKKKKKKRAARRNKYIKKLVQKSI from the exons ATGCTGTGTACGTTAGCACCAGACACATGCAGCGCATATGATCC GGAGGACCCTCCAGTCCCTGAGGCTCCCTTCTTTACCAAAGATATCTATGACAAATATTCACTTGCACCTAATATCAGAGAACTGTGGGCCTTTCTCCAAAG TCCTGTAGAGAACATTAAACAGGACTGTGGGGCTGCAAAAGCCTCCTGCACTCCTTTCACAAAAGAAGCTGCAGCGTTTAAAGACAACAGTTTCATCAGCAAGCACGAGTCCTGTTGGGACAGCTATGACAGTGACGATCTGTGTGCACACAATGCTGGGGGAGATGCAGAACAATGTAAGGATACTGAAAAATCAAGAGTAAAATTTAAGCAGGTTGAGAATGAGGCTGGGGCTGTTTACCCTGAACCCAGACTGCCCCTCCCGTGTATGTCCAGCCTGTCCAGCCAAGAACAGAAGACGTACCTTGGCATTTTGATGAGTAAAAAAACAAGAGATCCTCCACAG AACTTAAAGGCACGAGTCAACAATGAAGTGATGCAGTTCATGAGGTACCTGCAAGATGTGGCCAGAATATGTGCTGACGACTACAACTTCATATCACAGGGAGCTGTGCAATATTCAGAG GAGTTCTTCAGGGGGTGTTTGGAGCGCATTAAGACATTTCCTGAGCTCTACCAGATCCATGAGATGACTAGTTTGACAGGGGGAACATTCAACCCAGGGCTGAAGCTGACCTTTGAGAAACAGCTGCTGATCATG GGCAATGTGGATATTACAGACCACAAGATAGTGCCTGCTGATGCACAGCTTGCATCGGATTATCAGAGTGTTTCATCAGAGAATCCTCCAGCTAAAAAAGCCAAAGACATGCACGCT ACGATCAGCAGTGATAGTAATGCCGAGAACCTGTGTGCTCGGTATGAGCCTCACGTGTGTCTGACTCGAGATGCCCTCGTCAGGCTGCTAGACAACCATGGCCCTGACTTTGGAGAGCAATGGGAACTGCCCGTTTGTGTCAAATTAAACCCAGGAAAAG GCAGTAGTGGGAAGAAGACTGTGTACATAGACTCACCTCTTCTGAAGACTGAAATtacagtgagagagaggagTCATATCTACCATGAGGAGAGTTTGAAGCTTTCCATCAAGAAGAATGGAAGTACAAATGTGTTCCATTTAATGACAGAGCTTCCTGAGGATGAGCAGAAAGTCTCACCG GAGAGCTCAAAAAGAAACGTAGTGTCTTTTGAAAACAATGGTCTTGACTTTGAGGTGGACTTTACTGACCTGGAGACATTTGGAGAGACGGCACCCATTAAAACCCCCAAGATACAGAAGACACAGGATGAGCAGGATGCAtgtgttaaaagtaaaaaagctTCAAGTTCCCCATCTTTAAGTAAGACCAAAGAGATGGACAACTTATTGACAGATGTGGAGGATCCCATAACAGAGGAGACAACTCAGCCAGTTCTGAATGAGTCAGTTCCGCCAAAAGCTGAACAAATGAGAACGGACTCTGCTCAAGAAAGTGACGAAGAGCTGCCTTTTATAGGAGACTCCGATGAGGAGAAGCTGATAATTGATGACTCTGTGTCTCCAGCTAAAACACCTACAAAACAATATAAGCCTAAGACCACTCCAAACTCTGCAGATTCCCCAATTACTCCTGTCTCTGAGTCTGCACCTGTAAATTCAGAGTCATCTTCCCCTGAAAAAGTTACAAAGCAGAGGCGACAGTCCAAAAAAACAAACGCGTCTGGCGACCAGCTGGGTGAGATCCTGCGCATGCAGACAGCCATGTTCAATTCTGCAAGTGATACAGCCAAGTGCTCCGCCATATCCCAGGAGACCAACTCACCCACCCGAGGTATGGGACCCTCACTTCACTCTCATCCAATGTCTCTGGTTAAGGCCTGTGTGTCCTCATATttggagagaaaacagaaccAGGATGGAGAGACTTGCGCTGCTTCTCACGAATCTGCACCAGTGGTCAACGTTACTGCTACAGAGCACAAAA AAATACTGTCACAAGACCTGCAGGCTGGTGCTGAGGATGAACAAGATTACAAGGCTCCAGAGGAAGGCAACCTGCTCTACAAGCTTTACAGTCTACAAGATTTGCTGCTCATGGTATGCAGCTCTGTCTCACTGACCCATACCAGAAAAGTAGGCCAAAACAGCCAAAATAAG TATGTGCCAGTGCATGTCTTGCCCAAGCTGGAGTACCAGTTGAGTTATGGTGTTGAGTGTCTAAGCAGCAGTGAGGCTTGCCAGCTGTGGACTGAGACATTGCTCCACTCTAGCACTGTATCCTAcatag CTCACATCAATGCGCACACATCAAAAGTAGCTGTGCTGAGAAAGCTGCCTGACGGCTGGAAACAGAACATCTCCTGTGGGTTCAA GCCTTCCAATTCGCTGAATATACTGCAGCACCTACTGAAAAAGCTAATTGG GTTGGCGGAAGGACAGTACCTGATTGCGCACAAGGCAGGGGAACCATTTGTGACCTTATTAAAAGCAGCTAATGGGAAAGTGAGTCGGGGGGCATACAACCTGCAGCAGGTCCACAGCTCAGTCCCAAAGCTCCCGGCCCCCGGCCTCGTGCCCTGGATACCTGTTGATCCCGCTGTGGTCCTGCCCTTCCACCAGAAACACGGCCGTGTCCCCTGCACCTTCCCACCAACACCCTTCATAAAG ACAACAAAAGTTGGGTCATCGCAGTCCAACAACCATGGAGCGGGGCAGTCAAAGAACAACTTGAATGCAGGCGGCAAcaccaagaaaaagaaaaagaaacgtGCAGCCAGGCGTAACAAGTATATTAAAAAGCTAGTTCAGAAGTCCATTTAA
- the ice2 gene encoding little elongation complex subunit 2 isoform X4 codes for MTVTICVHTMLGEMQNNNLKARVNNEVMQFMRYLQDVARICADDYNFISQGAVQYSEEFFRGCLERIKTFPELYQIHEMTSLTGGTFNPGLKLTFEKQLLIMGNVDITDHKIVPADAQLASDYQSVSSENPPAKKAKDMHATISSDSNAENLCARYEPHVCLTRDALVRLLDNHGPDFGEQWELPVCVKLNPGKGSSGKKTVYIDSPLLKTEITVRERSHIYHEESLKLSIKKNGSTNVFHLMTELPEDEQKVSPESSKRNVVSFENNGLDFEVDFTDLETFGETAPIKTPKIQKTQDEQDACVKSKKASSSPSLSKTKEMDNLLTDVEDPITEETTQPVLNESVPPKAEQMRTDSAQESDEELPFIGDSDEEKLIIDDSVSPAKTPTKQYKPKTTPNSADSPITPVSESAPVNSESSSPEKVTKQRRQSKKTNASGDQLGEILRMQTAMFNSASDTAKCSAISQETNSPTRGMGPSLHSHPMSLVKACVSSYLERKQNQDGETCAASHESAPVVNVTATEHKKILSQDLQAGAEDEQDYKAPEEGNLLYKLYSLQDLLLMVCSSVSLTHTRKVGQNSQNKYVPVHVLPKLEYQLSYGVECLSSSEACQLWTETLLHSSTVSYIAHINAHTSKVAVLRKLPDGWKQNISCGFKPSNSLNILQHLLKKLIGLAEGQYLIAHKAGEPFVTLLKAANGKVSRGAYNLQQVHSSVPKLPAPGLVPWIPVDPAVVLPFHQKHGRVPCTFPPTPFIKTTKVGSSQSNNHGAGQSKNNLNAGGNTKKKKKKRAARRNKYIKKLVQKSI; via the exons ATGACAGTGACGATCTGTGTGCACACAATGCTGGGGGAGATGCAGAACAAT AACTTAAAGGCACGAGTCAACAATGAAGTGATGCAGTTCATGAGGTACCTGCAAGATGTGGCCAGAATATGTGCTGACGACTACAACTTCATATCACAGGGAGCTGTGCAATATTCAGAG GAGTTCTTCAGGGGGTGTTTGGAGCGCATTAAGACATTTCCTGAGCTCTACCAGATCCATGAGATGACTAGTTTGACAGGGGGAACATTCAACCCAGGGCTGAAGCTGACCTTTGAGAAACAGCTGCTGATCATG GGCAATGTGGATATTACAGACCACAAGATAGTGCCTGCTGATGCACAGCTTGCATCGGATTATCAGAGTGTTTCATCAGAGAATCCTCCAGCTAAAAAAGCCAAAGACATGCACGCT ACGATCAGCAGTGATAGTAATGCCGAGAACCTGTGTGCTCGGTATGAGCCTCACGTGTGTCTGACTCGAGATGCCCTCGTCAGGCTGCTAGACAACCATGGCCCTGACTTTGGAGAGCAATGGGAACTGCCCGTTTGTGTCAAATTAAACCCAGGAAAAG GCAGTAGTGGGAAGAAGACTGTGTACATAGACTCACCTCTTCTGAAGACTGAAATtacagtgagagagaggagTCATATCTACCATGAGGAGAGTTTGAAGCTTTCCATCAAGAAGAATGGAAGTACAAATGTGTTCCATTTAATGACAGAGCTTCCTGAGGATGAGCAGAAAGTCTCACCG GAGAGCTCAAAAAGAAACGTAGTGTCTTTTGAAAACAATGGTCTTGACTTTGAGGTGGACTTTACTGACCTGGAGACATTTGGAGAGACGGCACCCATTAAAACCCCCAAGATACAGAAGACACAGGATGAGCAGGATGCAtgtgttaaaagtaaaaaagctTCAAGTTCCCCATCTTTAAGTAAGACCAAAGAGATGGACAACTTATTGACAGATGTGGAGGATCCCATAACAGAGGAGACAACTCAGCCAGTTCTGAATGAGTCAGTTCCGCCAAAAGCTGAACAAATGAGAACGGACTCTGCTCAAGAAAGTGACGAAGAGCTGCCTTTTATAGGAGACTCCGATGAGGAGAAGCTGATAATTGATGACTCTGTGTCTCCAGCTAAAACACCTACAAAACAATATAAGCCTAAGACCACTCCAAACTCTGCAGATTCCCCAATTACTCCTGTCTCTGAGTCTGCACCTGTAAATTCAGAGTCATCTTCCCCTGAAAAAGTTACAAAGCAGAGGCGACAGTCCAAAAAAACAAACGCGTCTGGCGACCAGCTGGGTGAGATCCTGCGCATGCAGACAGCCATGTTCAATTCTGCAAGTGATACAGCCAAGTGCTCCGCCATATCCCAGGAGACCAACTCACCCACCCGAGGTATGGGACCCTCACTTCACTCTCATCCAATGTCTCTGGTTAAGGCCTGTGTGTCCTCATATttggagagaaaacagaaccAGGATGGAGAGACTTGCGCTGCTTCTCACGAATCTGCACCAGTGGTCAACGTTACTGCTACAGAGCACAAAA AAATACTGTCACAAGACCTGCAGGCTGGTGCTGAGGATGAACAAGATTACAAGGCTCCAGAGGAAGGCAACCTGCTCTACAAGCTTTACAGTCTACAAGATTTGCTGCTCATGGTATGCAGCTCTGTCTCACTGACCCATACCAGAAAAGTAGGCCAAAACAGCCAAAATAAG TATGTGCCAGTGCATGTCTTGCCCAAGCTGGAGTACCAGTTGAGTTATGGTGTTGAGTGTCTAAGCAGCAGTGAGGCTTGCCAGCTGTGGACTGAGACATTGCTCCACTCTAGCACTGTATCCTAcatag CTCACATCAATGCGCACACATCAAAAGTAGCTGTGCTGAGAAAGCTGCCTGACGGCTGGAAACAGAACATCTCCTGTGGGTTCAA GCCTTCCAATTCGCTGAATATACTGCAGCACCTACTGAAAAAGCTAATTGG GTTGGCGGAAGGACAGTACCTGATTGCGCACAAGGCAGGGGAACCATTTGTGACCTTATTAAAAGCAGCTAATGGGAAAGTGAGTCGGGGGGCATACAACCTGCAGCAGGTCCACAGCTCAGTCCCAAAGCTCCCGGCCCCCGGCCTCGTGCCCTGGATACCTGTTGATCCCGCTGTGGTCCTGCCCTTCCACCAGAAACACGGCCGTGTCCCCTGCACCTTCCCACCAACACCCTTCATAAAG ACAACAAAAGTTGGGTCATCGCAGTCCAACAACCATGGAGCGGGGCAGTCAAAGAACAACTTGAATGCAGGCGGCAAcaccaagaaaaagaaaaagaaacgtGCAGCCAGGCGTAACAAGTATATTAAAAAGCTAGTTCAGAAGTCCATTTAA